In Rhodoferax sediminis, the sequence AACGACGCGCATGCGCTCGCGCTGGCCCGCTCGGTGGTCAAGAATACCAATCAAAAGAAGGAGGTAGCCCAGAGCCTGCGGGCGCAGGCTGCTCCTAAATTCGCAGCAGAAGAGCTGTACGGCGTGATCCCGACCGATACGCGCAAGCCCTTCGATGTGCATGAAGTCATCGCCCGCATCGTCGACGCCAGCGAGTTTCACGAGTTCAAGGCGCGCTATGGCGCCACGCTGGTGTGCGGCTTCGCGCACATCGAAGGCATGCCGGTGGGCATCGTCGCGAACAACGGCATCCTGTTTTCCGAGTCGGCGCAAAAAGGCGCGCACTTCATCGAGCTGTGCTGCCAGCGCAAGATTCCGCTGGTGTTTCTGCAGAACATCACCGGCTTCATGATCGGGCGCAAGTACGAAAACGAAGGCATCGCCCGGCACGGCGCCAAGATGGTGACCGCGGTGGCGACCGCCCAGGTGCCCAAATTCACCGTGATCATCGGCGGCAGCTACGGCGCGGGCAACTACGGCATGTGCGGGCGCGCCTATTCGCCGCGTTTTCTCTGGATGTGGCCGAACGCCCGCATTTGCGTGATGGGCGGCGAGCAGGCCGCGGGTGTGCTGGCCACCGTCAAGCGCGACGGCATCGAAGGGCGCGGCGGCAGCTGGAGCGCGGAGGAAGAGGCGGCCTTCAAGCAGCCCGTGCTCGACCAGTTCGCGCGCCAGTCGCATCCCTACTATTCCAGCGCGCGCCTGTGGGACGACGGCGTGATCGACCCGGCCGACACGCGCCGCGTGCTGGCGCTGGGCCTGTCGGCCACGCTCAACGCGCCGATTCCCGACACGAAATTCGGCGTGTTCCGCATGTAAGGCCACACGCATGGACAACATTTACACCACCCCTGAACACGAATTGCTGCGCGAGCAGGTCGCGCGCTTCATTGCACGCGAGGTCGAACCGCATGGCGCGGCCTGGGAAGAGGCCGGTAGGGTGCCGCGCGACGTGCTGCGCCGCATGGGCCAGGCAGGCCTGCTGGGGCTGATGTACGAGGGCCGCTACGGCGGCGGCGATGCGGACGCACTGACCAACCTGGTGTTTGCCGAGGCGCTGTCGCAATCGACCTTTGCCGGTTTCATCATCACGGTGCTGGTGCATACCGACATGGCCGGCCCGCACCTGCACCACGCGGGCAGTGCGGCGCAGAAAGAAAAATATCTGCACAAGGTCACGGCCGGCGAGATGATCGCGGCGGTGGGCATCACCGAGCCCGGCGCGGGCTCGGACGTGGCCGGCATCCGCACCACGGCGCGCCGTGACGGCGCCGACTGGGTGCTGAACGGCACCAAGATGTTCATCACCAACGGTGTGCACGCCGACCTGTACTTCATCGCTGCCAAAACGGGCGCGGGCCGGCACGACATGACCATGTTCGTCGTCGAGAAGGGCACACCCGGCTTCAGCGTGGGCCGCGCGCTCAAGAAGACGGGCTGGCTCTCGTCCGACACCGCCGAGCTGGTGCTGGACAACGTGCGCATCCCCGCCGCGAATGTGCTGGGCGAGGAGGGTAAAGGCTTCTACTCGGTCATGAAGAATTTCCAGACCGAGCGCATCGCGCTGGCGGCGATGGCGGTGGGACACTGCACGCAGGCGCTCCAGTTGACGCTGGGCTACGTGCGCCAGCGCCAGGCCTTCGGCGCCACGCTGTGGGACCAGCAGACCATCCGCCAGCGCCTGTCCATGCTCGACGCCAGGACCCGCGCCGCGCGCTCCTTCATGTACCACTGCGCGTGGAGCGTGACGCAGGGCCGCGACATCGTGCAGGAAGTCTCCATGCTCAAGGCCTTGACCGGCGAGTTGGTGAATGAAGTGGTGCAGACCTGCCAGCAGTTCCACGGCGGCATGGGCTACATCCGCGAGACCGCGATCGAGCGGCTGTGGCGCGATGCGCGGGTGCTGGCCATCGGCGGCGGCGCCACCGAGGTCATGCTGGAAGAAGTTGCCAAACGTTATTGAGTCCCTTCATGAATACACCCGCCTCAAACATTCTTGACCTGCGCCGTCCCTCGCCCCAGGTCGCCGAGGTCTGGCTGAACCGGCCCGAGGTCCGCAACGCCTTCAATGACGATGTCATCGCCGAATTGACGCAGGTGTTCGCAAAACTGTCGCAGGATGACGACCTGCGCGTCATCGTGCTGGGCGCGCACGGCAAGGCGTTTTGCGCGGGCGCCGACCTCAACTGGATGCGCGCCATGGCCGACTACAGCTGGGATCAGAACCGCGCCGATGCGCAAAAGCTCGCCGACATGCTGTGGACCCTGTACCAGTGCCCGGTACCCATCGTGGGACGCATCCAGGGCGACTGCTACGCCGGCGGCATGGGCCTGGCGGCGGTCTGCGACGTGCTCATCGCGGCCCACGAGGTGACCTTCTGCCTGTCAGAGGCCCGGCTCGGCCTGTTGCCCGCGACCATCGCCCCGTATGTGCTGCGCGCCCTGGGCGAACAGGCCTCGCGCCGCTACATGGTCACCGCCGAGCGCTTCAGCGCGGCGCAGGCCCATGCGCTGGGTTTTGTGCATGAGCTGTGCAGTGCCGGGGCGCTGGACGCGAAGGTGGCGGAGCTGGTGGCCACGCTGGCCGCGAACGGGCCCAAAGCGGCACGCGCATGCAAGCGCCTGGTGCGCGACGTGGCCGGCGCCCCGCTCACGGCCGGGTTGCGCGCCGACACCGCCCAGCGCATTGCCGACATCCGCTCCAGCATGGAGGGCCGGGAAGGCGTGCAGTCGTTCCTGAACAAGCGCAAGCCGGGCTGGCTGCTGCCCTGAGCGGCCCCCAGGCGCGACCCCGCAAGCCATGCTGCAAACCTTGCTTCAATCCCTCCCGTGGCTGGCCCCGCTGGGCAGCTACGCTGCGGGCACGGCCACGGCGGGTGTCGGGCAGGCGGCAGGCCACCTCGACATGGCCAGCCTGCTGGCACTGGCCGCCGCGCTGGGCTGGGCCAGCGGCCTGCGGCTCTATGCCGTGGTCTTCATGGTCGGTGTGGCGGGGCTGCTGGGCTGGATTCCGCTGCCCGACGGCCTGACGCTGCTGCAGCACCCGGCCATGCTCGCCGCCAGCGGCTTCATGCTGTTCGTCGAGTTTTTCGCCGACAAGATCCCCGGTGTCGATTCGCTGTGGGACATCGTGCACAGCGTGATCCGCATCCCGGCCGGTGCCGCGCTGGCGGCTGGCGTGTTCGGCGCCGACGGGGGCACCATGACCGCGGTCGCGGCGCTGATGGGTGGCACGCTGGCCGCCACCAGCCAGGCCGCCAAGACCACCACCCGGGCTGTGATCAACACCTCGCCCGAGCCTGTTTCCAACGTGCTGGCGAGTCTGACCGAGGACGGCGTGGTGGTCGGCGCGCTCTGGCTCTCTATCCACTACCCGCTGGTGTTCGGCGTGGTGCTGGCCATTATGGTCGCGCTGATGTGGGCCATGACCTGGCTGCTGCTCAAATTCCTCAAGGCGGTGTTTCGCCGCGTCGCCCGTTTCTTTTCCGGTTTTGCAAAGGTCACCTAATGTTCAACAAAATTCTGATTGCCAACCGTGGCGAAATCGCTTGCCGCGTCGCAGCCACGGCCAGGCGCATGGCCATCAAGACCGTGGCGGTGTACTCCGAGGCCGACGCCAGTGCCAGGCACGTCAGCCTGTGCGACGAGGCGGTGCCGATCGGTGCCAGCGCACCCAAGGACAGCTACCTGCGCTGGGAGCGCATCATCGAGGCCGCCAAGGCCACCGGCGCGCAGGCCATTCACCCCGGCTACGGCTTCCTGAGCGAAAACGACGAGTTCGCGCAGGCCTGTGCCGATGCGGGCCTGGTCTTCATCGGCCCGCCGCCCTCCGCGATTCGGGCCATGGGACTCAAGGCCGAATCCAAGCAGTTGATGGGCAAGGCCGGGGTGCCCCTGGTGCCCGGCTACCACGGTGCGGACCAGGACCCCGCGCTGCTGCAGCGCGAGGCCGACGCCATCGGCTACCCGGTGCTGATCAAGGCCAGCGCGGGCGGCGGCGGCAAGGGCATGCGCGTGGTGGACAAGGCGAAGGCTTTCGCCGCGGCGCTGGCTTCGTGCCAGCGCGAAGCCAGCAGCAGCTTTGGCATTGACGCGGTGCTGATCGAGAAGTACGTGCAGCGCCCGCGCCACATCGAAATTCAGGTGTTCGGCGACACGCAGGGCAACTACGTTTACCTGTTCGAGCGCGACTGCTCGGTGCAGCGGCGCCACCAGAAGGTGCTGGAGGAAGCCCCGGCGCCCGGCATGACGCCCGGCATGCGCCAGCAGATGGGCGAGGCCGCCGTGGCGGCTGCGCGCGCCGTGAACTACGTGGGCGCCGGCACGGTGGAGTTCATCGTCGAGCAAAAGCCCGATGGCAGCATGACTTTCTTCTTCATGGAGATGAACACGCGGTTGCAGGTGGAACATCCCGTGACCGAGGCCATCACCGGGCTCGACCTGGTGGAGTGGCAATTGCGCGTGGCGTCGGGCGAGCCGCTGCCGCTCAGGCAGGAGGATCTGCGCATCCACGGCCATGCGATCGAGGCGCGCATCTGCGCCGAAAACCCCGACAACAACTTCCTGCCCGCGACCGGCACGCTGCACGTGTACGACCTGCCGGCGTACGTGAGCTTCGAGCGCGGGAACAGGGGCGGTGCGGACACTCTGGTCCGGGTGGATTCCGGCGTGCGCGAAGGTGACGTCATCTCGCCGTTCTACGACCCCATGGTGGCCAAGCTGATCGTGCATGGCGATACCCGCGAGCAGGCGCTGGCGCGCATGGACGAGGCCCTGTCGCAAACCCATATCGTCGGGCTCAATACCAATGTGCAGTTTCTGCGCTATGTGGTGGGCACCGCCTCGTTTGCCCAGGCGAATCTGGACACGGGGCTGATCCCGCGCGAAGAGGCCAGGCTGTTCAAGCAGGAAAAAGTCGGCCTGCCGCTGGCCGCGGCCGCGGCCATTGCGCGCACGCTGGTGGAGGAAAAAGCCCTTGAGGTCGATGCGGCCAACGGCGCCTGGATCGACCCCTGGGCCCGGCGCGACGGCTGGCGCGCGCACGGCCTGGCCACGCGCCGCTTCGAGTTCGAATTTCACGGCGAGGCGGTCACGGCCATGCTGACCCGTCTGCACGACGGCGCCCTGCAGTTGCAGGTCGGCAGCGCCGCCGGGCCACTCACCTTTGTGCCCGTGGCGGATGGCATCGGGGTCGATTTTGCGGGCCAGCGCCAGACCGTCAAGGTATGGCTGAATCAGGCGGTAGCCCATGTGTTTTGTGCGCTAGGCGCTACACAAATCGTAGTGATCGATGCGCTGGCGCATGCCAGCGTGGGCCAGGCCGACGCGGGCCGGCTGACCGCGCCGATGCCGGGCAAGGTGGTGTCGTTCGCCGTCAAGCCCGGCGACAAGATCAGCAAGGGCCAGGCGCTGGCGGTGATGGAGGCTATGAAGATGGAGCACACGATTGCCGCGCCGGCCGACGGCACGGTCGAAGAACTGCTGTATGCGCCGGGCGATCAGGTCACGGAAGGCGCGGAGCTGCTGCGCATCAAGGCTTGATTAAACTGGTGCCGATGCGAATCACCGTCTGCCTCACCGACAACAACCGCCCCGAACCTTGGGTCGAAGGCCTGCGCGCCGAGCTGCCGCAGGCCGAGGTCGAAGCCTGGACGCCCGGCGCCGCGTTGGCCGACCATGCAGTGGTGTGGGCGCCGCCGCAGGCGTTCCTGGACGAGCAGCAGCGGCTGCGCGGCCTGTTCAATATCGGGGCCGGCGTCGACGCGCTCCTCAAGCTGCGGCTGCCGCCGCACACGCGCATCGTGCGGCTCGACGACGCGGGCATGTCGGTGCAGATGGCCGAGTACGTCTGCCATGCGCTGATCCGCCACTTCCGCGAGTTCGATGCCTACGAGGCCGACGCGCGCCAAGGCGTCTGGAGCTATCGCCGCCCGCGTGCGCGCCGCGATTTTGCGGTCGGCGTGATGGGCCTCGGTGTGCTCGGCGAGCGTGTCGGCAAGGCCATCGCGCAGTTCGAGTTTCCGGTGCGGGGCTGGAGCCGCTCGCCCAAGCAGATCGATGGCATCCAGTGTTTCGACGGCGCGCAGGGGCTGGACGCATTTCTCGCCGCCAGCCGCGTGCTGGTGTGCCTGCTGCCGCTGACCACCGAGACGCGCGGCATCCTGCGCGCAGGCACGCTGGGCCGGCTGAACGGCGGACGGCCCGGCGGCTACCTCATCAACGTGGCGCGCGGCGCGCACCTGGTGGAAGACGATCTGATTCCGCTGCTCGACGCGGGCCAGCTCGCGGGCGCGACACTCGACGTGTTTGCGTCGGAGCCGCTCGCGCCTGCGCATCCGTTCTGGCGGCATCCGAAGATCACCGTGACGCCGCATGCCTCGGCGCGCACGCAGCGCGAGGAATCGGTGGCGCAGATCGCCGCCAAGATCCGGGCCCTCGAAGCCGGTGCGGACTTTAGCGCGCTGGCGGGCGTGGTCGACGGGCAACGCGGATACTGAGTCTCAACATCTCCTGGAGTCAGAACATGAGCCTTCCTTTGAGAGTCAAACTCGTCGATGTGGGCCCGCGCGACGGCCTGCAAAACGAAAAGCAGATGGTGCCGGCAGCGGTCAAGATCGAACTGGTGCAGCGCCTGCAGAACGCTGGCCTGAAAGAAATCGAGGTCACCAGCTTCGTCAGCCCCAAGTGGGTGCCGCAGATGGCCGATGCGAGTGAGGTCATGCGCGGCATCCGGCGCCAGAGTGGCGTGCGCTACTCGGTGCTGACGCCCAACATGAAGGGCTTCGAGGCGGCGATTGCCGCGCCGCGCGCCGAGTGGCCCGACGAGATCGTGGTCTTCGGCGCCGCCAGCGAGGCGTTCAGCCAGCGCAACATCAACTGCTCGATCGCCGAGAGCATCGAGCGCTTTCGCCCGGTGGTCGAGGCGGCGCGCGCCCACGGCATCGACGTGCGCGGCGCCATGTCGTGCACCGTGGGCTGTCCCTACGAGGGCGAGATCGCGCCCGAGCGCGTCGGCATGCTGGCCGGACTCATGAAAGGCATCGGCGTGCAGCGGGTGGACGTCGCCGACACGATTGGCGTGGGCACGCCGCGCAAGGTGCGGCGCGCCATGGAGGCCACGCTCCAGCACTACGACATCGACCATGTGTCAGGCCACTTCCATGACACCTACGGTCAGGCCCTGGCCAACACGCTGGCCAGCCTGGAGATGGGCGTGTGGAACTTCCAGTCTTCCGTCGCCGGCCTGGGCGGCTGCCCCTACGCCAAAGGCGCGACGGGCAACGTGGCCTCGGAAGACGTGGTCTACCTGCTGGACGGCATGGGGATCGAGACCGGCATCGACCTGGACAAGCTGATCGACGCCGGCCAGTTCATCAGCGACCATCTGCAGCGCAAGCCGAACTCGCGCGCGGCCACCGCGATCCTGGCCAAGCGGGCGGGCTAGTCATGAGCACGACTCCCGCTCCCGCCTCCTTCCTTCCAGAGGGCGTGCGGCGTGTGGCTGCGGCGCTGCAGGCGCAGGGCCATCCGCATGCACCCGTGATGCTCGACGATGCGGCGCGCACCGCGCAGCAGGCGGCCGACGCGCTGGGCATCGCCGTGGGCCAGATTGCCAAGAGCATCATCTTTCGCCGCATCCCGGACGACGCGGCCGTGCTGGTGGTGACCTCGGGCGACCGGCGCGTGGACGAGAAGAAGGTGGCGGCCTTGGTGTGCGCGGGCGGCGGCAAGCTGGGGCGCGCCGACGCGGAGTTTGTCAAGGCCAGCACCGGCTTTTCGATCGGCGGCGTCTCGCCGCTGGCGCATGCCACGAAGCCCGTCACGCTGATCGACCAGGAACTGTTCCGGTTCGCCGAAATCTGGGCCGCGGCGGGCCATCCGCATGGCGTCTTCAAACTCAGCCCGCACGACCTGCAGCGGCTCACCGGCGCACCCGTGGCTGACGTAGCGCAGGCCGTCAAGATCGCATGAATGCTATTGATCCGATAGCCCATCGCGCTGACGTGGCAAGGGCTGCAGCCGAAAATGTTCCCTCACCCTGCATCTCGGTGTGCCGCATGAGCGAGGCCGGCGGCTGGTGCGAGGGCTGCTTTCGCACGCTCGACGAGATCGGGCGCTGGAGCCGCATGAGCGACGCCGACAAGCGCGCCATCTGGGCCCTGATCGAGCAGCGCGCTGCGGCAGAATCCACAACGACGCCGGCATCGCCATGAAGCACATTACCTTCTACCTCGACTTCATTTCGCCGTACGCCTACCTCGCGTTCGAACAGCTGCCCGAAGCCTTGCTGGGCCTGAGCTACAGCGTGACGCACAAGCCGCTGCTGTTTGCGGGGCTGCTCAAGCACCATGGGCAGCTCGGCCCCGCCGAGATTGCCCCCAAGCGCGACTGGACCTACCGCCAGGTGCTGTGGCTGGCGCACCGCCATGGCATCGACATGCAGTTGCCGGCGGCGCATCCCTTCAACCCGTTGGCGCTGTTGCGGCTGGCCGTGGCCTGCAATGCGCAGGGCACGCCCAACCGCTATGTCTGCGAGACCGTGTTTCGCCACGTCTGGCGCGGCGGCGCCGAGGCAGCCGACCCGGTGCGGCTGCAGGCGCTGGCGGCGCAGCTGGTGCCCGCGCGTGACGCGAATGGCGACGAGGTCAAGGCGCAGCTCAAGGCCCATACCGACGAGGCGATTGCCGCGCGCGTGTTTGGCGTGCCCACCTTCGCGGTGGACGACAAACTGTTCTGGGGTTTCGACGCGCTGCCCATGCTGCGCGCCTACTGCGAAGGCGATGCCTGGTTCGGCGCGCCGTGGGACGCCGCTGCAAGGGTGGCGCAAGGCGTGCGGCGTTGAATCGGGGGGCACCTTTCGCGAACTTCACGCCACCGTCATGCCCAGCGCCTTCAACTTCGCCGCTTCACCGTTCGACTGCCTGAGTCCGGCGGAACAGGAGCAGGTTCGGCGCCACGTCGACATCGCCTATTTCCGCGAAGGCGAGGTGGTGCTGGAGGTCGGCGCCGAGCCCACGCACCTGTACGTTGTCATCAAAGGCTACGTCACCCAGACCGAAGACGGCGAGGTGGTGGCCAGCTATGGCCCGGACGACAGCTTCGACGGCCGCGGGCTGGTGGCCGGGCGCGTCAGCAGCCGCTTTGTGGCGGCCGAGGAAGTGGTGGCCTACCAGCTGGCCAAGGCGACCGTCAAGGCGCTGATCGCCTCGAACGCCACCTTTGGTGCGCTGCTGTTCTCGGACCTGGGCCACAAGCTCAGTGCGCTGTCGCAGCGGCAGGAGCAGCGCGAGCTGCAATCCCTGACGCTGGCGCGGGTGGACGAGGCCTATCTGCGCCCCGCCCACATGGTCGATGCGCAGACCGATGTTCTGTCGGTCGTGCAACTGTTCCAGTCGCAGCGCACCTCCAATGTGCTGGTGCGTGGCCTGCCGGGCGGACTCGGCATCTTCACCACGACGGGGCTGCAGCGCGCGATCCTGGATGGCCGTCCGCTGAATCGGCTGGCGGTGGGCGAACTGGCGAGCAGCCCGGTCATCACTGTGCGCCCGTCCGACCAGCTTGGCGAGGCCATGGCGCTGTTGCTGCGCCGCCGGGTACACCGCCTCGTCGTGGCCGAGGGGGACGAAGTGCGGGGCATTCTGGAGGCGCTGGATGTGTTCAGCTTCCTGGCGAATCATTCGCACCTGATCACGGTGCAGATCGAGCAGGCGCCCGACCTCGACGCACTGGCGCAGGCGGCCCTGCAGATCACGCGCCTGATCTCGCTGCTGTACCGCAACGGCACGCGCATCGGCCTCATGGCCAAGCTGGTGCAGCAGCTGAACGCGCGCCTGTTCGAGCGCGCCTGGCAGATGATCGCACCGGCCGAACTGGTGGCCAACAGCTGCCTGTTCGTCATGGGCAGCGAAGGGCGTGGTGAGCAACTGCTCAAGACCGATCAGGACAATGGCCTGCTGCTGCGCGACGGCTACACCGCGCCCGACGATCTGGACGCCATTTGCCAGCGCTTCTCGCAGGCGCTGAGCCGTTTTGGCTATCCCGAATGTCCCGGACACATCATGCTCAGCAACCCGGCCTGGCGCGGCAGCGCCAGCGCGTTCGGCCAGAAGGTCCGGCAATGGCTGCTGATGCCGGAGGCGGACAGCCTGATGCATCTGGCGATCTTCATGGATGCGCATGCCGTGGCGGGCGACGCGACCCTGCTGGAGGGCGTGCGCCGCGGCCTCATGACGCTCGCCACCGACAACGACGCCGTGCTCGGGCGCTTCGCGGCGGTCATTGAAGCGTTTGGCAGTCCTTCGCCCTGGTGGGACCGGTTGCTGCCGCATGGGCAGGCGCAGCGCCCGCTCGACCTGAAGAAGGAGGGCATTTTTCCGATCGTGCACGGGGTACGCAGTCTGGCGCTGGCGCGCCATGTGGCGCCGACCGGCACGGTGGCCCGTATCGAGGCGCTGGTGGCCGACGCAACGCTGGACGCCACCCTGGGCAAGGAACTCACGCAAAGCCTGCATGTGCTCATGGGGCTGCGCCTGAAGGCCGGCCTGGCCGAACTGGACGCCGGCCGGGCCGTGAGCGGAGGCCTTGCGCCGGAACGCCTAGGCAGTCTGGAGCGTGACCTGCTCAAGGACACGCTGGGCGTGGTCAAGCGCTTCAAGGCGCTGCTGCGCCACCGATTCCGGCTCGATGCCCTGTGAGTCTGGCGCGCTTTTCGCCCGGGGCGGTTGTCGCCGCGCTGCGGCGCGAATGGCGTCTGAAGCACCTGCGCGACCCGGCTTACCGGTTCATGTTCGATGCGGCGCCGCCCGATGAGTGGGTGGCGCTGGACTGCGAGACCACCGGCCTGAATGTGCGCAGCGACAAAATCATCTCGATCGGCGCGGTACGCATCGTGGGCAACCGCATCATGACCAGCGAGCGGCTGGCGCTGCTGGTGCGACCGGACAAGGGTATCTCGGCCGACAGCGTGCGCATTCATCGCCTGCGCGAACGCGACGTGGCGCAGGGTCTGCCGATCGCAGAGGCGATGGCGCAGCTGATGCGTTTCATCGGCAGCCGGCCGCTGGTGGGCTATTACCTGGAGTTCGACGTGGCGATGCTGAATCGCGCCATCAGGCCCCTGCTGGGCGTGGGCCTGCCGCAGCCCAGGATCGAAGTCTCGGCGCTGTATTACGACTACAAGTTCAAACAGCTGCCGCCCTACCAGCAGCAGCTCGGCGCCGATATCGACCTGCGCTTTGCCACGCTCATGGACGACCTGGGCCTGCCGCAGCGTGCCGCCCACGATGCGGTGAACGATGCCGTGATGGCGGCGCTGGCGTTCATCAAGCTGAGGCAGCTGCATGGCGGGTGACACCGCCGCGCCGGGTCGCCGCCCGCTTTAGTGGCCCGAAGCGCCCGAGGCGCCAAAGCCGGTTTCCGAGCGGACCTGCTGCGCCGGGAATGCGGCACGCTCGCGCGCCGCACTGGCGCTGCGATCGGTGATGGAGAACAACCAGATGCCGACAAAGCCGATGGTCATCGAGAACAACGCCGGCGAGGTGTACGGGAACCAGGCTGAGCCAGCCGGGTGCCCCAGCGTGGCTTCCCATACCGAGGGCGACACGATCGTCAGGCCCACCGACGAGATCAACCCCAGGAAGCCGCCGACTACGGCGCCGCGCGTGGTGCAGTTCTTCCACAGGACCGACAGGAACAGCACCGGGAAGTTGGCCGAGGCCGCAACGGCGAAGGCCAGCGACACCATGAACGCGATGTTCTGCTTTTCGAAGGTGATGCCCAGCAACACCGCAATGATCCCCAGCGCGACCGTGGTGATGCGCGACACCTTGAGTTCGGCGGCGCTGTCGGCCTTGCCCTTCTTGAACACGGTGGCGTACAGGTCGTGCGACACGGCCGAGGCGCCCGACAGGGTGAGCCCCGCCACCACGGCCAGGATGGTCGCGAACGCCACCGCCGAGATGAAGCCGTAGAACACGTTGCCGCCGACCGACTTCGCCACCAGCACCGCTGCCATGTTGGCTGTGCCGGCGCCGCCGTGGATGACGCCCCGGACGACGTCCGCGTACTCCGGGTTGGTCAGCACCATGGTGATGGCGCCGAAGCCGATGATGAAGATCAGCACGTAGAAATAGCCGATCCAGGTGGTGGCCCAGAAGACCGACTTGCGTGCCTGCTTGGCATCGGGCACCGTGAAGAAACGCATCAGGATGTGCGGCAGGCCCGCGGTACCGAACATCAGCGCCATGCCGAACGAAATGGCCGAGATCGGGTCCTTGATGAAGCCGCCCGGGCCCATGATGGACAGGCCTGCCCTGGCCGCCTCTTCGGGCGTCTTGCCGGTGTTGGCGGCAATGGCGGCGCGCACTTGCACGCCCTTGGCAAACAGCGCCTCAGGGCTGAAGCCATACTGCGCCAGCACCATGAAGGCCATGAAGGTCACGCCCGCCAGCAGCAGGCAGGCCTTGATGATCTGCACCCAGGTGGTGGCCGTCATGCCGCCAAACAGCACGTACACCATCATCAGCGCGCCGACGATGACGACCGCCATCCAGTATTCCAGGCCGAACAGCAGCTTGATGAGCTGGCCGGCGCCGACCATTTGCGCGATCAGGTAGAACGCCACCACCACCAGCGTGCCCGACGCCGCGAACGCGCGGATGGGCCCCTGCTGAAACCGGTAGCCCGCCACGTCGGCAAAGGTGAACTTGCCCAGGTTGCGCAGGCGCTCGGCCATCAGGAAGGTGATCATCGGCCAGCCGACGAGGAAACCGATCGAATAGATCAGGCCGTCGTAACCCGTGGCCATGACCGCGGCGGAGATGCCCAGGAAGGAGGCAGCCGACATGTAGTCGCCGGCGATCGCCAGCCCGTTCTGGAAGCCCGTGATGCCGCCGCCGGCGGTATAGAAGTCCGCCGCCGAGCGCGTCCTGGACGCGGCCCATTTGGTGATCCACAGGGTCAGCAGCACAAAGCCGGCGAACATCGCGATGGCCGTCCAGTTCGTGGCCTGCTTGGCCACCTGGCCCAGGTCGGCGCCGGCGGCGTGCGCGCCGCCCGCCAGCAGCGCCGCCAGCGGCGCGAGGTATTTTTTGCCGGCACTCATTTCGAGGCCTCGTTCAGGATGTCTTTGGTCAGGGCATCGAATTCGCTGTTGGCGCGACGCACATAGATGCCGGTGATGACGATGGTGAAGACGATCACGCCCAACCCGATGGGAATGCCCAGCGTGGTGACGCCGGCGCCAATGGGCTGCGCCAGGAACGCCTTGTCAAACGCGATTAGCGCGATGTAGCCGTAGTACACGAGCAGCATCAGCACCGTCAGCACGACGCCGATCCGGTTGCGCTTTTGGCGCAGCTCCCTGTATTTCGGGTTGCGCTGAATCTTGGCTACCACAGGGTCATCCATGACTGTTTCCTTCAGGGTTGATTGAAATCCCACGCGATGGGGAAATCCCCAAGGCCGGCTGGATTACTTCAAACACGACTGACCAATGCCTTACGCGGCGCGGTGAGTGGCCGGCCTCGCCCCAAGAAGCGGCCCTGGAAATGCGCCAGGTGCGGTGAATTCCGGTGCTGCGCCGCGCAGAGAAAACGCGCCGCATTCCGCATTGAAAAATCGCAGCCGCGGGTTACTACCGAGGCCGTAAGCGGGTGACAAGTTAGCAGTAAGGCGTTGTAAGACAACCGTCAGAACCTCGTCAGACATCTGCCGGATAGTGGGTCGCTGGGCTCAGTAGATTTTCGTTACAAATTAAAGGAGACAAATTTATGGCTAAGGCAGCGGCT encodes:
- a CDS encoding acyl-CoA dehydrogenase family protein; this encodes MDNIYTTPEHELLREQVARFIAREVEPHGAAWEEAGRVPRDVLRRMGQAGLLGLMYEGRYGGGDADALTNLVFAEALSQSTFAGFIITVLVHTDMAGPHLHHAGSAAQKEKYLHKVTAGEMIAAVGITEPGAGSDVAGIRTTARRDGADWVLNGTKMFITNGVHADLYFIAAKTGAGRHDMTMFVVEKGTPGFSVGRALKKTGWLSSDTAELVLDNVRIPAANVLGEEGKGFYSVMKNFQTERIALAAMAVGHCTQALQLTLGYVRQRQAFGATLWDQQTIRQRLSMLDARTRAARSFMYHCAWSVTQGRDIVQEVSMLKALTGELVNEVVQTCQQFHGGMGYIRETAIERLWRDARVLAIGGGATEVMLEEVAKRY
- a CDS encoding carboxyl transferase domain-containing protein encodes the protein MSTLDTQLNPRSAEFQANAAAMRELVADLRVQIARAAEGGGEAARAKHVARGKLPPRERVQMLLDPGTPFLELSPLAAHGMYHGAAPCAGLIAGIGRVSGVDCLIVCNDATVKGGTYYPLTVKKHLRAQEIAQQNHLTCIYLVDSGGANLPNQDEVFPDRDHFGRIFYNQANMSAQGISQIAVVMGSCTAGGAYVPAMSDETIIVKNQGTIFLGGPPLVKAAIGEIVSAEDLGGGDVHTRLSGVADHLAQNDAHALALARSVVKNTNQKKEVAQSLRAQAAPKFAAEELYGVIPTDTRKPFDVHEVIARIVDASEFHEFKARYGATLVCGFAHIEGMPVGIVANNGILFSESAQKGAHFIELCCQRKIPLVFLQNITGFMIGRKYENEGIARHGAKMVTAVATAQVPKFTVIIGGSYGAGNYGMCGRAYSPRFLWMWPNARICVMGGEQAAGVLATVKRDGIEGRGGSWSAEEEAAFKQPVLDQFARQSHPYYSSARLWDDGVIDPADTRRVLALGLSATLNAPIPDTKFGVFRM
- a CDS encoding DUF4126 domain-containing protein, yielding MLQTLLQSLPWLAPLGSYAAGTATAGVGQAAGHLDMASLLALAAALGWASGLRLYAVVFMVGVAGLLGWIPLPDGLTLLQHPAMLAASGFMLFVEFFADKIPGVDSLWDIVHSVIRIPAGAALAAGVFGADGGTMTAVAALMGGTLAATSQAAKTTTRAVINTSPEPVSNVLASLTEDGVVVGALWLSIHYPLVFGVVLAIMVALMWAMTWLLLKFLKAVFRRVARFFSGFAKVT
- a CDS encoding enoyl-CoA hydratase/isomerase family protein codes for the protein MNTPASNILDLRRPSPQVAEVWLNRPEVRNAFNDDVIAELTQVFAKLSQDDDLRVIVLGAHGKAFCAGADLNWMRAMADYSWDQNRADAQKLADMLWTLYQCPVPIVGRIQGDCYAGGMGLAAVCDVLIAAHEVTFCLSEARLGLLPATIAPYVLRALGEQASRRYMVTAERFSAAQAHALGFVHELCSAGALDAKVAELVATLAANGPKAARACKRLVRDVAGAPLTAGLRADTAQRIADIRSSMEGREGVQSFLNKRKPGWLLP